Proteins encoded by one window of Vibrio algicola:
- the accD gene encoding acetyl-CoA carboxylase, carboxyltransferase subunit beta, with product MSWLEKIFTTTNLVSSRKASIPEGIWTKCTSCEQVLYQAELERNLEVCPKCDHHMRMSGRRRLETFLDAGTQVELGQEFEPKDKLKFKDSKRYKDRISAAQKSSGETDAMIAMKGELLGMPIVACASEFAFMGGSMGSVVGARFVRAIDEAIANNCGFVCFAASGGARMQEALMSLMQMAKTSAALERLSQKGLPFISVMTDPTFGGVTASFAMLGDINVGEPKAIIGFAGRRVIEQTVRENLPEGFQTSEFLLEHGAIDMIVDRREMRQRIGGLVAKLTNYQSPLVVSVDSAPEYEVPVADKK from the coding sequence ATGAGTTGGCTTGAAAAAATATTTACTACGACAAATCTTGTTAGTTCACGTAAAGCGTCTATTCCTGAAGGAATTTGGACCAAATGTACTTCATGTGAGCAAGTGTTATACCAAGCTGAATTAGAGCGTAACCTAGAAGTATGTCCAAAATGTGACCATCACATGAGAATGTCTGGTCGTCGTCGTTTGGAGACATTTCTTGATGCTGGTACTCAAGTTGAACTTGGTCAAGAATTTGAACCAAAAGATAAATTAAAGTTTAAAGATTCTAAGCGATACAAAGACCGCATTTCGGCTGCGCAAAAATCAAGTGGCGAAACGGATGCCATGATTGCGATGAAAGGTGAACTACTGGGTATGCCTATTGTCGCTTGTGCCTCTGAGTTCGCATTTATGGGCGGTTCAATGGGCTCTGTGGTTGGCGCACGTTTTGTCCGCGCGATTGATGAAGCGATTGCCAATAACTGTGGTTTTGTGTGTTTTGCTGCCAGTGGTGGTGCCCGTATGCAAGAGGCACTGATGTCTCTAATGCAAATGGCGAAAACCAGTGCCGCGCTTGAACGTTTATCACAAAAGGGCTTACCGTTTATTTCGGTCATGACTGACCCAACCTTTGGTGGTGTGACAGCCAGTTTTGCTATGTTAGGCGATATTAATGTTGGCGAACCTAAAGCCATTATTGGTTTTGCTGGTCGTCGCGTGATTGAGCAAACCGTACGTGAGAACTTGCCAGAAGGTTTCCAAACCAGCGAATTCTTACTTGAGCATGGCGCAATCGATATGATTGTTGACCGTCGTGAAATGCGTCAACGTATTGGTGGTTTAGTCGCAAAATTGACTAACTATCAATCACCACTCGTGGTTTCTGTTGATTCTGCTCCTGAATATGAAGTACCGGTTGCTGATAAAAAGTAA
- a CDS encoding SPOR domain-containing protein, whose product MASKFQSRLIGTVILVAIGVIVLPDIFDGQKEHYKEEFAAIPIKPTDNASQAQENVEDIKDPVDLDVALPEEPVSAVTVTSQPAKVTKKKAVKAKPAIKEAVAKSDQVAVESKPVREVNHYSDSAWIIQLVAVRNQDNAKKLVADLKKRGYQAHLKPDSGLYRVIVGPDISKDKLEKQVAELQKITGLKGQLQTFKPLNP is encoded by the coding sequence ATGGCGAGTAAGTTTCAAAGCCGCTTAATTGGCACTGTGATTTTAGTGGCGATTGGTGTGATCGTTTTACCCGACATTTTTGATGGTCAAAAAGAACATTACAAAGAAGAGTTTGCCGCGATACCAATCAAACCGACCGATAATGCTTCTCAAGCACAAGAAAATGTTGAAGATATTAAAGATCCTGTTGATCTCGATGTTGCGCTACCTGAAGAGCCAGTCAGCGCGGTTACTGTTACTAGTCAACCCGCTAAAGTGACGAAGAAAAAAGCCGTGAAAGCAAAACCCGCCATCAAAGAAGCGGTCGCAAAGTCTGATCAAGTCGCGGTCGAATCAAAACCGGTACGCGAAGTGAACCATTACAGTGATAGTGCTTGGATTATTCAATTAGTGGCGGTAAGAAACCAAGATAATGCTAAAAAATTGGTCGCGGATTTGAAGAAAAGAGGCTACCAAGCCCACTTAAAACCAGACAGTGGATTGTATCGTGTGATCGTTGGGCCTGATATTTCGAAAGATAAATTAGAGAAACAAGTAGCTGAGTTACAAAAAATTACCGGATTAAAAGGCCAATTACAGACATTTAAGCCACTTAATCCATAA
- a CDS encoding CvpA family protein: MIWIDFVILGVIGFSALISLVRGFVKEALSLVIWCGAFYIASHYYLKLAAYFTNIDNEMVRNGAALAALFVATLVVGAIVNYVIAQLVNKTGLSGTDRVIGVVFGALRGVLIIAVVLFFMDAFTAFPSSDWWKDSQLIPQFSRIIAPFFDHIKQTSSFLSGAPSL; encoded by the coding sequence ATGATTTGGATAGATTTTGTCATTTTAGGGGTGATCGGCTTTTCGGCATTGATCAGTCTAGTTCGTGGTTTTGTTAAAGAAGCACTGTCTTTGGTAATTTGGTGTGGTGCATTTTATATTGCCAGCCATTATTATCTTAAATTAGCCGCTTATTTTACCAATATTGATAATGAAATGGTTCGCAATGGAGCAGCACTCGCCGCTTTATTTGTCGCCACATTAGTGGTTGGGGCCATTGTCAATTATGTGATTGCTCAACTAGTCAACAAAACGGGTTTGTCAGGTACTGACCGAGTGATCGGGGTGGTATTTGGTGCATTACGTGGCGTTCTAATCATTGCCGTTGTGTTGTTCTTTATGGATGCCTTTACAGCATTTCCAAGTTCAGATTGGTGGAAAGATTCGCAGCTTATCCCGCAATTTAGCCGGATAATCGCGCCGTTTTTCGACCATATAAAACAAACATCAAGCTTTTTGTCTGGCGCGCCGTCTCTGTAA
- a CDS encoding response regulator: MHKSSMTIPQVDSAVNRDMQSIMLVDDDPIFRTMMATFLSTKNYQVVEASNGLEALQLLRDHVPDLIVCDLDMPIMSGIELVEEVSWQFPMLPMIVVSATEDMRDVAKVLRFGIKDFLTKPISQLQNFASAIHTSLEESKTNPSFSRDFSSQWFNINESGDMPEEKELYWHLNHLKEHDVTARDLLQALQPPRDTQQGRWRCSYHILQPAEAMPLVFDYSWLMEGRFAFYLVDAASGEDNGVATSLLIRALFNDFIRTRKQSHSDLKDLAELLEKGISCTDCAEPIKALFGIADMVDGSLSILPAGLESHWYVADDATGKNQAIETGIELGKGCVKNFVTSDLPMRRGGDLVLSDLGFRSFKLTIKNLTCD, encoded by the coding sequence ATGCATAAAAGTAGCATGACAATACCACAAGTTGATTCGGCAGTTAATCGCGATATGCAATCTATTATGCTAGTCGATGATGACCCTATTTTTAGAACTATGATGGCGACGTTTTTATCGACCAAAAACTATCAGGTTGTTGAAGCAAGCAATGGTTTAGAGGCGTTACAATTACTGCGAGATCATGTGCCCGATCTTATTGTGTGTGATCTTGATATGCCGATCATGAGTGGGATTGAGTTAGTTGAAGAAGTCAGTTGGCAATTTCCTATGCTGCCAATGATTGTGGTCTCGGCGACCGAAGACATGCGAGATGTGGCGAAAGTATTACGTTTTGGGATCAAAGATTTTCTCACTAAACCAATTTCTCAGCTGCAAAACTTTGCCTCTGCTATCCACACCAGTCTCGAAGAGTCGAAAACCAACCCTTCATTTTCAAGAGATTTTTCAAGCCAATGGTTCAATATTAATGAATCGGGCGATATGCCAGAAGAAAAAGAACTGTATTGGCATTTGAATCACTTGAAAGAACATGATGTTACCGCAAGAGATTTGCTACAGGCATTACAACCACCACGCGATACTCAGCAAGGGCGCTGGCGTTGCAGTTACCATATTCTACAACCTGCCGAAGCTATGCCTTTGGTGTTTGATTATTCATGGTTGATGGAAGGGCGCTTTGCCTTCTATTTGGTTGATGCTGCTTCTGGTGAAGATAATGGCGTTGCTACATCCTTGTTGATCCGAGCATTATTCAATGACTTTATTCGCACCCGTAAACAAAGCCATTCAGATTTAAAAGATTTAGCAGAGCTGTTAGAAAAAGGCATCAGTTGTACCGATTGCGCTGAACCGATTAAGGCATTATTTGGTATTGCCGATATGGTGGATGGTAGTTTGTCTATCTTGCCCGCAGGGTTAGAGAGTCATTGGTATGTGGCTGACGATGCCACCGGAAAAAATCAAGCCATTGAAACTGGGATTGAATTAGGCAAAGGCTGCGTCAAAAATTTTGTTACCAGTGATTTGCCCATGCGACGTGGTGGTGATCTAGTCTTGAGTGATTTAGGTTTTAGAAGCTTTAAGTTAACCATTAAAAATTTAACCTGTGACTAA
- the folC gene encoding bifunctional tetrahydrofolate synthase/dihydrofolate synthase encodes MSKHLPPKATSPLSMWLCYLENIHTSAIDLGLERVSKVAVSANLTKPASTVITVAGTNGKGSTCALMEAILLDAGYNVGVYSSPHLIEYNERVRINGQNASDEQHTQAFDFIEQARLQTSLSLFEFGTLAALRIFQQQQVDVVLLEVGLGGRLDATNVVDHDVSIITSLAIDHVDWLGDDINVIGYEKAGIFRSGKPAICGQPQAPATVAAHADDIGAQLHQVGYQFNYQRDSNNSARWHWNCGAFDLSDLPVPSLPLANAATALMALSTSGLDITDVNIVKGLEKAQLAGRMQILSSQPTILLDVAHNPHSAQYLVQQLQLNYLTDANPERKIHAVVGMLHDKDINATLQQLMPVVDYWYPASLQGPRAASAQQLCLSLPEGVIQYATPIEAFNYAQDQLKAEDVLLVVGSFHTVGEVLSHWQSDNKRSLHGE; translated from the coding sequence ATGAGTAAACACCTTCCCCCCAAAGCCACATCACCTCTGTCGATGTGGCTTTGCTATTTAGAAAACATACACACTAGTGCTATCGACCTCGGCCTTGAACGAGTGTCTAAAGTGGCTGTATCTGCTAATTTAACCAAACCTGCGTCAACGGTGATCACTGTTGCAGGAACCAATGGCAAAGGCTCTACCTGTGCGCTAATGGAAGCGATTTTGCTTGATGCTGGTTATAACGTTGGCGTTTACAGTTCTCCGCATTTAATCGAATACAATGAGCGGGTGCGCATTAATGGCCAAAATGCCAGTGATGAGCAGCATACTCAAGCTTTTGATTTTATCGAACAAGCCCGCCTACAAACCAGCCTTAGCTTATTTGAATTTGGCACGCTAGCAGCATTGCGAATATTCCAACAGCAACAAGTCGATGTGGTGTTACTTGAAGTTGGTTTAGGCGGACGTTTAGATGCCACCAACGTAGTTGATCATGATGTATCAATCATTACCAGTTTAGCGATTGATCATGTTGATTGGCTTGGCGATGATATTAATGTGATCGGTTATGAAAAAGCGGGTATTTTCCGCAGTGGCAAACCCGCTATTTGTGGACAACCACAAGCACCTGCCACGGTTGCCGCACATGCCGATGATATTGGGGCTCAATTGCATCAAGTAGGCTATCAGTTTAATTATCAACGAGACAGTAACAATAGCGCTCGTTGGCATTGGAATTGTGGCGCATTCGATTTGTCTGATTTACCGGTCCCAAGCTTGCCGCTTGCCAATGCTGCAACCGCATTAATGGCGTTGAGTACTTCAGGGCTGGACATTACAGATGTTAATATTGTGAAGGGCTTGGAAAAAGCGCAACTGGCAGGGAGAATGCAAATATTAAGCTCTCAGCCTACAATTTTATTAGATGTAGCGCATAATCCCCATTCTGCTCAATATTTAGTACAGCAATTGCAGCTCAATTATTTAACCGATGCAAATCCTGAACGAAAAATTCATGCGGTAGTCGGTATGTTACATGACAAAGATATTAATGCGACCTTGCAACAGTTAATGCCGGTGGTCGATTATTGGTACCCTGCATCACTACAAGGGCCTAGAGCCGCAAGCGCACAACAATTATGTCTTTCATTGCCAGAGGGCGTGATCCAATATGCCACACCAATTGAAGCGTTTAACTATGCTCAAGATCAACTCAAGGCGGAAGATGTATTGCTTGTGGTCGGTTCTTTCCATACTGTAGGGGAAGTGCTAAGCCATTGGCAAAGTGATAATAAAAGGAGTCTACATGGCGAGTAA
- the apt gene encoding adenine phosphoribosyltransferase, with protein sequence MTTDTLALIKNSIKTIPDYPKAGILFRDVTSLMEEPKAYQATIQLLVEKYQSMGFTKVVGTEARGFLFGAPLALELGLGFIPVRKPGKLPRETVSQSYQLEYGTDTLEIHTDAIQAGDKVLVVDDLLATGGTIEATVKLIRQLGGEVEHAAFVINLPEIGGEAKLKSLGLTVYSICEFAGH encoded by the coding sequence ATGACGACTGACACTTTAGCATTGATTAAAAACAGCATTAAAACTATCCCAGACTACCCAAAAGCTGGGATTTTATTCCGCGATGTCACCAGTTTGATGGAAGAGCCGAAAGCTTATCAAGCCACTATTCAGTTGTTAGTTGAAAAATATCAATCTATGGGGTTCACTAAAGTAGTTGGTACTGAAGCTCGTGGTTTTCTATTTGGTGCGCCATTGGCTTTAGAATTAGGTCTAGGTTTTATTCCTGTTCGTAAACCGGGGAAATTACCGCGTGAAACCGTCTCTCAGTCATACCAGTTAGAATATGGCACCGATACTTTAGAGATTCATACCGATGCGATTCAAGCCGGAGATAAAGTATTAGTGGTTGATGATCTTCTTGCTACTGGCGGCACCATTGAAGCGACAGTAAAGCTTATTCGTCAATTAGGCGGTGAAGTCGAGCATGCGGCGTTTGTGATTAACCTGCCTGAAATCGGTGGCGAAGCGAAATTAAAATCACTCGGTTTAACGGTGTACAGTATTTGTGAATTTGCTGGACACTAA
- a CDS encoding YbaN family protein encodes MLIIIRKILLNVVGGLALFLGVLGIFLPLLPTTPFLLLASACFMRSNDKFHAWIHNHPHLGPIINNWQQHGAVAPQVKKRGYVLLSFSFLFSFIMMPHWWMKAGLVAGFCVLFFCFSRMPVYDPQTVNIEAEENP; translated from the coding sequence ATACTGATCATAATTCGTAAAATACTCCTTAATGTTGTTGGCGGTCTAGCGCTATTTTTAGGTGTATTAGGTATCTTCTTACCTTTACTACCGACAACGCCATTTTTATTATTAGCCAGCGCTTGTTTTATGCGAAGCAATGATAAATTTCACGCTTGGATCCACAACCATCCTCATCTTGGGCCAATCATAAACAATTGGCAGCAACACGGCGCTGTGGCCCCACAAGTCAAAAAGCGCGGCTATGTTTTACTATCTTTTAGCTTTTTGTTTTCTTTCATTATGATGCCGCATTGGTGGATGAAAGCAGGTTTAGTCGCAGGGTTTTGTGTGCTGTTTTTTTGTTTTTCACGTATGCCTGTTTACGACCCTCAAACCGTTAATATTGAAGCCGAAGAAAATCCTTAA
- the truA gene encoding tRNA pseudouridine(38-40) synthase TruA — protein MRIALGIEYDGSQVCGWQRQNDVPSVQEYLEKALTVIANHPVAVQCAGRTDTGVHGTGQVVHFDTTSVRKLVAWTMGGNTHLPSFVTIRWAKEVPEEFHARFSATARRYRYIICNSQFRPAIMASGVSHYHQTIDVEKMQQAANYLLGEHDFTSFRASHCQAATPCREIKHLDITRIGDFIVVDIKANAFLHHMVRNIVGSLLKVACDEKEPQWIEWLLVQKDRALAGVTAKPGGLYLVDVDYPAQFELPVMPMGPIFLPLD, from the coding sequence ATGCGAATTGCCTTAGGTATTGAATATGATGGTAGCCAAGTATGTGGTTGGCAAAGACAAAATGATGTCCCTAGTGTGCAAGAGTATCTTGAAAAAGCCCTAACCGTTATTGCTAATCACCCAGTCGCGGTGCAATGTGCCGGTCGTACCGATACTGGCGTACATGGTACTGGGCAAGTAGTACATTTTGATACAACTTCAGTGCGTAAGCTGGTGGCATGGACTATGGGGGGAAATACTCACTTACCGAGCTTTGTTACCATCCGTTGGGCAAAAGAAGTACCTGAAGAGTTTCACGCTCGCTTTAGTGCCACCGCGCGTCGTTACCGCTATATCATCTGCAATAGTCAATTTCGCCCTGCGATCATGGCATCAGGTGTCAGCCATTATCATCAAACGATTGATGTTGAAAAAATGCAACAAGCAGCCAATTACTTATTAGGCGAGCATGATTTCACTTCTTTTCGTGCCAGTCATTGCCAAGCCGCCACACCGTGCCGTGAGATTAAGCATCTAGACATAACCCGTATTGGCGACTTTATTGTAGTAGACATTAAAGCTAATGCCTTTTTGCACCATATGGTGCGTAATATTGTTGGCAGTTTGCTGAAAGTGGCTTGTGATGAAAAAGAACCGCAATGGATTGAATGGCTGTTAGTACAAAAAGACCGAGCTTTAGCCGGAGTGACCGCTAAACCCGGGGGCTTATATTTAGTCGATGTGGATTATCCAGCGCAATTTGAGTTGCCTGTTATGCCTATGGGGCCGATTTTTTTACCATTAGATTGA
- the purF gene encoding amidophosphoribosyltransferase, translating into MCGIVGIVGITPVNQSIYDALTVLQHRGQDAAGIITIDSNRFRLRKANGLVKDVFEVKHMQRLQGTVGVGHVRYPTAGSSSASEAQPFYVNSPYGITLAHNGNLTNANDIRQWLFEQGRRHVNTTSDSEVLLNILAQEIDLAESYPLTPTDVFNAIKKVHQTVKGAYAVSAMIIGHGMVAFRDPNGIRPLCLGKRMVGERAEYMVASESVALDAVGFDFVRDVAPGEAIYATFDGELFTEQCAENPKLNPCIFEFVYFARPDSFIDKISVYSARLEMGRKLGEKIKREWDDLDIDVVIPIPETSCDIALEIAQLIDKPYRQGFVKNRYVGRTFIMPGQQQRKKSVRRKLNAIRSEFKGKNVLLVDDSIVRGTTSEQIIEMARDSGANKVYMVSAAPEVRFPNVYGIDMPSANELIAHGREPEEISKMIGADALMFQSIDDLIAAVGTGNPSISTFETSVFSGQYVTGDIDQAYLDVIDAMRNDDAKLDQEQSDLANLEMHNEGA; encoded by the coding sequence ATGTGTGGTATTGTTGGAATCGTAGGTATAACGCCTGTTAATCAATCGATTTATGATGCATTAACGGTGTTACAACATCGTGGCCAAGATGCCGCGGGTATTATTACCATAGATAGCAATCGTTTCCGTCTGCGAAAAGCCAATGGATTGGTGAAAGATGTATTCGAAGTGAAGCATATGCAACGCTTGCAAGGCACAGTTGGTGTCGGCCATGTTCGCTACCCAACCGCAGGCAGTTCAAGTGCCTCTGAAGCTCAGCCTTTTTATGTTAACTCGCCTTACGGCATTACTCTGGCGCACAATGGCAACTTAACCAATGCGAACGATATTCGTCAGTGGTTATTTGAGCAAGGTCGCCGCCACGTTAACACCACTTCCGACTCTGAAGTATTATTAAACATCTTAGCGCAAGAAATTGATCTCGCGGAAAGCTACCCGCTGACGCCAACCGATGTTTTTAATGCAATTAAGAAAGTGCATCAAACCGTGAAGGGTGCTTACGCGGTTTCTGCCATGATCATTGGCCACGGCATGGTGGCATTCCGTGACCCAAATGGTATTCGTCCTTTATGCTTAGGCAAGCGTATGGTCGGAGAACGTGCCGAATACATGGTGGCATCAGAATCAGTGGCACTTGATGCGGTTGGCTTTGATTTTGTGCGTGATGTCGCGCCAGGTGAGGCCATTTATGCCACTTTTGATGGTGAGCTTTTTACTGAACAATGCGCCGAGAATCCAAAGCTGAATCCATGTATCTTTGAGTTCGTTTATTTTGCTCGCCCAGATTCATTTATTGATAAAATTTCGGTGTACAGTGCTCGCCTTGAAATGGGCAGAAAGCTTGGCGAAAAAATCAAACGTGAGTGGGATGATCTTGATATTGATGTAGTGATCCCAATCCCTGAAACCTCGTGTGATATCGCACTTGAAATTGCTCAACTGATTGATAAACCATACCGCCAAGGCTTTGTGAAAAACCGTTATGTTGGTCGTACCTTTATCATGCCGGGTCAGCAACAACGTAAGAAATCTGTGCGTCGTAAACTCAATGCCATTCGCTCTGAGTTTAAAGGAAAAAATGTGCTATTAGTCGATGATTCGATTGTTCGTGGTACTACCTCTGAGCAGATCATTGAAATGGCACGCGACTCTGGTGCTAATAAAGTCTACATGGTCTCAGCAGCGCCAGAAGTTCGCTTCCCGAATGTGTACGGTATTGATATGCCAAGTGCCAACGAGTTGATTGCCCATGGGCGTGAACCAGAAGAAATCAGCAAGATGATTGGCGCAGATGCCTTAATGTTCCAAAGCATTGATGACCTTATCGCGGCAGTAGGCACCGGTAATCCGTCGATCAGCACCTTTGAGACCTCGGTATTCAGTGGGCAATACGTTACTGGTGATATCGATCAAGCTTATCTTGATGTGATTGATGCAATGCGTAACGACGACGCCAAACTGGATCAAGAACAATCCGATTTAGCCAATTTAGAAATGCACAACGAAGGTGCATGA
- a CDS encoding LysR family transcriptional regulator, whose protein sequence is MKLDDLNLFRLVVENGSYTATSRKTAIPVATITRRIQALEEGLNLRLLNRNARKLSLTEAGQRFYDECSPLLKNLAQTTESISDECRGASGKLRISAPMNTAKRMIMPMLNEFMAQYPDIRIELSMTNHADQLDPTEWDVIFRVGPQRDSSLIARKINQVKDVLVASPKYLADCGELNHADDLRHHALLKGLPLVKWQLNNSRGESVTINEKGRLEASELNVVRKACSFGLGISLMPDVMIEAYLHEGRLVRVLDDWSANARDIYMLYNHKNHQPEKVRLLIDFIARHEAL, encoded by the coding sequence ATGAAACTTGATGATTTAAATTTATTCCGCTTAGTGGTTGAGAACGGTAGTTATACTGCAACCTCACGCAAAACTGCTATTCCTGTTGCTACGATCACGCGTCGTATTCAAGCATTAGAAGAGGGGTTAAATTTACGCCTACTTAATCGTAATGCTCGTAAATTGTCTTTAACAGAAGCCGGTCAACGCTTTTATGATGAATGTTCACCGTTACTGAAGAACCTCGCCCAAACCACAGAAAGTATTTCTGATGAATGTCGAGGGGCATCGGGTAAATTGCGCATTTCTGCCCCAATGAACACCGCTAAACGCATGATCATGCCGATGCTGAATGAGTTTATGGCTCAGTATCCCGATATTCGTATTGAATTGTCGATGACAAATCATGCCGATCAACTTGATCCAACCGAATGGGATGTGATTTTCCGTGTTGGCCCACAACGTGATTCAAGCTTGATTGCTCGTAAAATTAATCAAGTGAAAGATGTTTTGGTCGCTAGCCCTAAATACTTGGCAGATTGTGGCGAATTAAACCATGCTGACGATTTGCGCCATCATGCTTTGCTGAAAGGGTTACCTTTGGTCAAATGGCAGCTAAACAATAGCCGTGGTGAGTCCGTAACCATCAATGAAAAGGGCCGTTTAGAGGCCAGTGAATTAAATGTGGTTCGCAAGGCGTGTTCATTTGGTCTTGGGATCAGCTTAATGCCAGATGTAATGATCGAAGCGTATTTACATGAAGGTCGTTTGGTTCGCGTACTCGACGATTGGAGTGCTAACGCTCGTGATATCTATATGCTTTATAACCATAAAAATCATCAGCCTGAAAAAGTACGTTTGCTGATCGATTTTATCGCGCGTCACGAAGCGCTATAA
- a CDS encoding START domain-containing protein, with the protein MEIIIFQFQRQRWMRVFIGICCLMLINLLPAHAEQQNTLQSKQQSWQLYKEQDGIRISQFEHPNGLVEIRAIMQVNTSLSGFLYLLQDVDNAPQWLDNVYRTQVLEQINSKENIVYTQFSAPWPAQDRDMVTYSYFSQLDREHFILVIEDATAFLPPQEGYIRITDVKAKWQLQKLASGKTHIIYTAFADPGGALPDWLVNDLARKGAMNTFIALRQRLPLYQQKQHPDLLTEIKKEPMP; encoded by the coding sequence ATGGAGATCATCATTTTTCAATTTCAACGACAAAGGTGGATGCGCGTCTTTATTGGGATCTGCTGTTTGATGCTGATTAATCTATTGCCAGCGCATGCCGAGCAACAAAACACTCTCCAATCAAAACAGCAATCATGGCAACTGTATAAAGAGCAAGATGGGATCCGCATCAGCCAATTTGAACACCCAAATGGCTTAGTGGAAATTCGCGCTATTATGCAAGTGAACACCAGTTTGAGTGGTTTTTTGTATTTACTACAAGATGTCGATAATGCGCCGCAATGGTTGGATAATGTCTATCGCACCCAAGTGTTAGAGCAGATTAATAGCAAAGAAAATATTGTTTATACTCAATTTAGCGCGCCGTGGCCTGCGCAAGATAGAGACATGGTGACGTATTCTTATTTCAGTCAATTAGACCGTGAGCACTTTATATTGGTGATTGAAGATGCCACCGCTTTCCTGCCACCGCAAGAGGGTTATATTCGTATTACCGATGTCAAAGCAAAATGGCAGCTGCAAAAGTTGGCTTCGGGTAAGACCCATATCATTTATACCGCGTTTGCCGATCCGGGTGGCGCTTTACCTGATTGGTTAGTCAATGATTTGGCGCGCAAAGGGGCGATGAATACGTTTATTGCGTTGCGTCAACGATTACCACTGTACCAACAAAAACAGCACCCAGATTTATTAACTGAGATAAAAAAAGAGCCTATGCCATAG